AGAAGGAAGAAGATTTGGACCCGGATGACGGGAGGAAGACGAATACCGCACCCCCTCCAGATGTAGCAGGCAGGTAAGGCAGAGAACAAACTGGACTATTTATGAAACCTGGGTACATTTGCACTCATAGAAATGTCAGGTATTATTGTCCTTGAAACTGCACTTATAAAAAGATTACAGCGCTGTTAAACGCTGCCCAAATTAAGCTGGTTGTTTTAGAAAAAGAAAGGGAGAAGGCCTCATCTTCCACACTACGCCCCAGCCCCTTCGAAACTATACGCTTGACAAAAAGTAGGGggacctgaactttgaagtctggtagaaagaaaacccattgaggaactttacaatgacattcatcttgtgtatgcagcatcatttcacgttatcaccataCGCAAACACATTGCATGGGAAGTATGTGCACAAcctgggagcctcctacacgtgcaggGGGGTCATtttgaatcttgacgtttttcaggcaggtagataaatcactgtagacaatgtttccgataattttcttgcatctgtgcatggtcagggttttcaggatCAAATCACTCACTACTGACTAAAAATTGTAAACCAGAAATGTTCAAGTCATACTCTAGTCACCTAACAAGGTGGGTGACTggacgaacagctttgctttgaatgtaaTCCATGTGgtaatgcattctcaaaacacttattattattatatcaacaatgattcaatcccatatatctcccaatttcaaCAATCGTGCATTGAacgtacagttcccctactctTTTTTAAGAGTACTGATCACGACTTTGAGCACCGTGAGTATTACTTGGGGCGACTTGAACGAAActggtaaacaacaaacaaacgtaaGACATGATAAACCTCATCACCAACAGTAATTGTACATATAACatgttggtttatttgtttacttacCTGGCTGTGTCATGTGTCTGACTGTCACACGTCACTGACACATTGTGACACTCCTTTCACAATGTGCATGTCGTCGACAATACCCTAAACATcaacatatatattcattatcCAGTACTGTAGCTTATATTTACACTGGTGTCCTCGATATGGTCAATGGTCACTGAATGAATTGTCACACTCACCCCAGGGTACTGGAGAAGGACCCGAGGGTTATAGGCCAGCGCATGGATCCACAGTATGAGGATCCTTCGGAGTTGGACGACGATACCGAGCTGCAGGGTCAAGACAAGACTGGTACAGACCCGTTTAACAAAGATCAGGACAATCTCAAGGACGAAGGACAACCAGGACCCGTGGTCACTGAAACCCCGTACGTCATGTGTCACTTATATCATACCTGGATCGGTTTGTAACGTAGTTGTCAAACcactgggttcgaatccattCAAGGTTACAATGCGTTATTCTCACCCTTAATACCGCCAGAAAACTTTTGCGTATTCTTCTCTCATTTGTTCTGTAGAATTATAAGCATTGTGAATATACAGCGATTTCGTCTCCTGGATAGTGGATcctgaaaacactttttttcttatagacccgtgaaggtccttgCTTGCCTTAAGAGGcgcttacgggatcgggtggccaggttcgccgacttggttgacacatgtcatcgtttccaagTTTCGcaggttgatgttcatgcttttgatcactggattgtctggcccagactcgattctttacagaccactgccatatagctggaatattgctgactgcgtcataaaactaaactcactaacttacTTTTACCTAATATCAGTATCTCTGCTTTATCATAACTGCATTGAGCTAGCAGCTCAGATCTGGTAGCGTATATGACCATGCTGTGCGTGTGTCCTGCCCGTAGATAGAGCAAGGTGTAATTCTGGTGACCAAAGTATTCACGGCATCCATCTTCTGTACTGTAGAGTTGGAGAGTTTGACGGGGATGAAGACCAGGAGGAGGATGACACTTCAACATCCAGGTCCTCGGTAACCTCCAGTGCGACTTCACTCCAGTCACATGTACACGTCATGTTACCAGGGCAACCCGGCGGGGAGGATGTTCCGGTTACAATGTAAGCATACATATGGGTTTCATCTTGTAAGGtctttggttttgttgtttcgTGTTAAACTCCTCGTTCAGCAGTATCCATGCTATGTCACgacgctctgtaaataatctagtctggaccagacaatcaaatgagtaacagcatcagcatctatctacgcaattgggatactataagtcagcgagcctgaccaccctatcccattagacaagcataggttgatgAAGTTTTTgaactggatcttcacggggcgTAGGTCACTTGTATGTACCCCTTTGTAACTGCTTGTTCATATGTTTCACCAATGGTTTATTTATCCAAATGTTATGTGGCCCTGTCAGTGTTTGAATAATGAAGTACACTAATATCAAACCTTTACTTTCGTTGGGGACAGGGACAGAGGGCTAAGAAAAGGGAAGTTCCGACCACCAATATCAGAGTATACCAAAGGGCTGCCCGCGGGTCTTCCGCGGTTCTCCCTTCCCCCTAAAGGGATTATTGACGCATGGACAGACCCACCAGAGGTCAAGGAGGACAGTAACCCGTTTGACAAATTGTGGACACTGGAAGACATACAGGAAGATGAAGACCAGGGCTACAGCGATCCTTTAAAAAGCAAAGGTCATGATCAGAATGGTAGTGAGTCAACTGGCAGCTTTGAGACAGAAGAAGGGTCTGGTGATGAGGTAGTCAAGGGGGTTGGGTTAAATGGAAGACCAGGAGCAGGTGTATCAGGACCTACTGAGTTGGTGGGAGGGACTGGTGGACGACCACATAGAGGATCTCTTGGTGGAAGAGCACATATACTACCTCATGGAGGAAGTGGTGGAGGACAAGATAAAGGATCTCATGGTACACCAGATGGAGGATCTCATGGAGGGACTGATGGAGGACCAGATAAAGGGCCTCATGGGGCACCAGATAGAGATCGTGGTGGATCAAGTAGAGGAACTGATGAAGGACCAGATAGAGGACCTCATGGAGTATATCGTGGTGCACCAGGTAGAACTAATGGAGGACCAGATAGAGGATCTCATGGAGGAAATGGTGAAGGACCGGATAGAGGACCTCATGGAGGGACTCTCGGTGAACCAGGTAGAAGAACCGATGGAGGACCAGATAGAGGATCTCATGGAGGAAATCATGGTGGACCACGCAGAAAAACTGATGGAGGACCAGATACAAGACCTCATGGAGGAGCTGATGGGGGACCAGGTGCAGGAACTCATGGAGGAACTGGAGGAAGACCTGGTCATCTAGATAACGACAATAACAGTAAAGCTGACAAGAAGAAAAACAAGAATGCAAATACAAAGGATCCCACATCAAGGGGCCCTGCATCAAAAGATAAAGGACATGGTAAAGGCAAGGCTGTTAGTGGCCGCTGGGCAGATGGCAATGATCAGCATAAACCAGATACTGGCCAACCAAGGGGTGGTGATAAAAGCATCATTCCTCTCGGAAATGAAAACCATCCTCAGTTCAGGAATGGGCGCAGCATTAAGAAACCAACAGACAATGACAAAGCAAAAGGCACATCGAAAGGAGATGATGACAAGCTGGGGTTTGCTTTCCCTGGAGGTGCTGGTCAAAGACAGGGGGGAAATGATGGGGACTCTGGGTTTGGCCGTGGCGAGTCCAGCATTGACGGAAGTTTGAAAGGCAAGAGAGTGGAAGGTGGCTATGTTatagatgatgacgatgacattAGTTATAACAGTGAGGATGGACCATACTACTGGCCGGACCGGAAGGGACGGTACAGAGGTATGGACCAGTGGTACGACACAGATGACTCTGCAGCACTTGACTTAAACATAGAAGATCTTGAGTTTGATGATAGAAATCAAGTGATCAGACCTGGTGGTTCTGGGTCGGGGGTCGCGCCAAATTCAACTACAATGTCTAGACATCCTAAAACCAAGATAGCATTCGGCGAGACAAACAAAGGTGCAACATCAAGAAGACAACAACGGAACAAAAGAAGACCATTTGACAATACTGAAAGAAACCCAGAAACAGAGACTTTGCTCGGAGTAACTAAAGGGGATTTGCCCAACAAATGGAACACCAAAGATGAGCCACCCAGGACACAGCGGAAGGTggacaaaagaaatgttttgagCAATTGGGCGACAGCTCCAAACGAATCTGACACTAGCAATGGGGAAAAAGCTCAAAAAGGATCTGACACTGGCAATTTGGGAAATGTTCCAAGAGGATCTCACACTGGCAGTCAGGGGAAGGTTCCAAACGGATCTGACATTAGTAATTGGGATAAAGCTCAAACATTATCTGGCACTGGCAAAAGGGGGAAAGCTCCAAAAGGATCTGGCAGTAATAGGAAAGGGACAAGCAATGGTGAAATGTCTCGAGCAGATGGAGACCTGTCAGGTGAAGATGAGAGTTCCGATTCATGTTATGGATATCGTGTCTTAGGAAGACCGCCAATTAAAGAAGATCAGAATACAAGAAGTACAAAACTGGACCTGAACATCACGGCTACCTTGGATCCTGACAGAGAGAAGCTGAATTTTCAGGGCGTGAGACTAGGTCGAGGATTACCTGAAGGTGCTGTCATTGAAGACAATGAAGACAGTAGCAATGAGGAGGTGGAGTATTTTCAGTCTGGGTCTTTGAGGATAAAACGTTATAGGAAAACAGGAAGGAGGCGAGTGGGAGATGGGGAAAAACAGAACAGAACCGAAGACACGAAGGTTTCTGTACAAACAAGAACTCTGAGACTACGAATAGGAAGAGCATCTGGCCAAGACGACGGGGTTTCTGAGGATGAAGTTCCTGGTGAACAGACAGAATCAGGGAGGAAGAAGAGAAGAAGGAGAAGACGAGGAAGACAGAAGAAGGACAAGCTGGTGAGAGGACCCAAAGATGATAGAAAATGGGATGCCTATCTCCAGTATTATGGGGACGATATGTATTCActcttgaaaatgattttcatgGAGTCTGATGATGACTACCGATAGCTACTCTACTACTTCAAGACTACTCTGTCGAAAAATATATATTGGGGTGTGTCAATGTTCAAGATATGTGAAATTATTGTGAACCTACAGACGTGATCCGACTATGTGGCTATAACAGTGTAAGGACAGAATGGTTCAACCAAATTAAATGCCATAATAATTTGACAGCGATGGTGGTGAGAAATGCCTCAAACGACCAGTACCCCATAGAGATCGTTCTAAAAGTACAACATGTAAGGCTGAAGTGTCATTCAGCCATTCAGAAATTGTCTCCCGAGGGACCCACAGTTGAATATTCACGGGGAGGGTTGTCAACGGATAATTATTCAATCAGTGCTCAAAAAACAATTTTTCACAACCCTCCACCCCCACCTACTCAACTCATCCCTCAGCCAATGTCGGACCAAAACCAGTGCAACTGATCCTGTGCATATTTAGTTTATAAAAAGCAGTACACTTTAAAGGATTGACTCCTCCAAAGCAAACTGTGATATCAATATAATCCATCTACTCTCCCCATAACAATGCCGTGAAAACATCGTTAGGCTTACTATCTAGATTAAGTTCAGGTAGTATCAATAATTATCATAATCATACAGATAGTAACAGGAATAGAAATCTCGTTACCTTGAGAGTTTTTACCACGTTGTACTTCATAA
The window above is part of the Haliotis asinina isolate JCU_RB_2024 chromosome 1, JCU_Hal_asi_v2, whole genome shotgun sequence genome. Proteins encoded here:
- the LOC137272705 gene encoding uncharacterized protein, coding for MSDTSADVDPDRVVTEGELAAVIVVSVLIFILLVIQIALLIYIFCRKKRCPCSRKKSEADTKPYYENRYGEISWSYAAKKIHRDSKRSDEESLVGEDNSLSEDSRPRVVGIDDEHTKKAPPSLKEEVKDLGEDELVPDDEAKDNDDDATKEDDEAKKDGDEAKKDDDDSKKDDDEAKKDDDEAKKESDEARKNDDDAKKEDDSRLLVGEDEDEHTKELVSPLKHEDVDDKQKKEEDLDPDDGRKTNTAPPPDVAGRVLEKDPRVIGQRMDPQYEDPSELDDDTELQGQDKTGTDPFNKDQDNLKDEGQPGPVVTETPVGEFDGDEDQEEDDTSTSRSSVTSSATSLQSHVHVMLPGQPGGEDVPVTMDRGLRKGKFRPPISEYTKGLPAGLPRFSLPPKGIIDAWTDPPEVKEDSNPFDKLWTLEDIQEDEDQGYSDPLKSKGHDQNGSESTGSFETEEGSGDEVVKGVGLNGRPGAGVSGPTELVGGTGGRPHRGSLGGRAHILPHGGSGGGQDKGSHGTPDGGSHGGTDGGPDKGPHGAPDRDRGGSSRGTDEGPDRGPHGVYRGAPGRTNGGPDRGSHGGNGEGPDRGPHGGTLGEPGRRTDGGPDRGSHGGNHGGPRRKTDGGPDTRPHGGADGGPGAGTHGGTGGRPGHLDNDNNSKADKKKNKNANTKDPTSRGPASKDKGHGKGKAVSGRWADGNDQHKPDTGQPRGGDKSIIPLGNENHPQFRNGRSIKKPTDNDKAKGTSKGDDDKLGFAFPGGAGQRQGGNDGDSGFGRGESSIDGSLKGKRVEGGYVIDDDDDISYNSEDGPYYWPDRKGRYRGMDQWYDTDDSAALDLNIEDLEFDDRNQVIRPGGSGSGVAPNSTTMSRHPKTKIAFGETNKGATSRRQQRNKRRPFDNTERNPETETLLGVTKGDLPNKWNTKDEPPRTQRKVDKRNVLSNRGKAPKGSGSNRKGTSNGEMSRADGDLSGEDESSDSCYGYRVLGRPPIKEDQNTRSTKLDLNITATLDPDREKLNFQGVRLGRGLPEGAVIEDNEDSSNEEVEYFQSGSLRIKRYRKTGRRRVGDGEKQNRTEDTKVSVQTRTLRLRIGRASGQDDGVSEDEVPGEQTESGRKKRRRRRRGRQKKDKLVRGPKDDRKWDAYLQYYGDDMYSLLKMIFMESDDDYR